The Physeter macrocephalus isolate SW-GA unplaced genomic scaffold, ASM283717v5 random_1554, whole genome shotgun sequence genome includes the window AGGGCTCAGTGACACAGCCCAGCCAGACACCTGGGCCTATTACCTAATGTTCCTGTCACTGTTGAGCAGGAAGCGGCCAAGAATGTTGACAGCTAGAACCTACGGAGGCAGAGGTTGGGGACAGTCAGGGAAGGAGCAACCTGCTCACTCAGGAGTGGGGACTGCGTGGCACAGGGTGaccagggtggggaggagaaaccAGTGAACAGGACCTTTCTGCCTGgctggggcgggtgggagggGCCCCAGGGGGGAGGGGCATACGGGAGGGTACCCGCAGGCCCGCTGCAGAGCGGATGTCCATGATGGTGAGCACCGTCTCAAACAGGACCGCATTGCCCGCATTTCGGCTGGTGTCTGTGTTCGTGGCTACCTGCGTGGATGCGAGGGAAGATGCATCTCTAAGGGACTCCGTCCTCTCCTCAGGTCTCTGAAAGGTCTCCATCATATCATCCCTCAAACAGCTAACAAGGTTCCCTGAGCTCCCGCTATGTGCCAGGGGCTACTGCACTGAGACGGACTgtgtccctgtcctcagggagatCCCAGTCCAGAGGCAAATGGAGACGTTATCATATGGCCACCGCATGGTGAGTGGTCATGTGAGGGATGCGCAGGGCCAGTGGGATCACAGAGCAACACGCTTAACCagcaaccccacccccacctgggcCAGCAAGTCATTCATGGTCTCACTGCTCTCCTCGTGGTTCCGGCCCAGAATCCGAAGCAGACGAAGTATCTGGACCTGAAATTGGGTTAAAGGTTGGGGGGTGGTTCTTAGGGGAAGGAGTCGTGGGGCTGAGGAGAAAAGTCCAGCACTGAGGAGAGCGTTGTGAGGGCTCTGGCTGGTTCCCGAGAACCTCCCTGGCCCTCCCCCGACCTCCACCCGTCCCTTGGAGGGGTTCAGAGGTGTGTGAGGCCAGGGGATTTGAGGACAGGCTTTTTAAACATATTGTTACCAAACTGGATTTACTGGCCTTCAggcatccccctccccacactggtCCTGGGAGAACCTGGTGCCTGCCACCCTCCCGCCCAAGACACTGACTGAGCCCAAGTGTTCTCTGGGAAGTGACCACTGGCCATGGGCCTACTAAGCTTTTTGTTCTAGGGATATAGCAGGGAAGGGTCAGCCCACCTGCAGGAAGGGGTCGCTGACTCCAGATATGCTGTGTTCTGTGGAGTATCCCGTCGTCACCAGAGTCTGGAGGATGTGCACCAGCTGGGGCACCATCTGGAGGGAGGGCACGGCCTGGTCTGAGCATTCTTCCTAATCCTCTCAATCTTCAGCCCCATTCCAACCCTACTGCCCTTTTCTTCCTGGCCTGGGGCCCGCCCCTTCGCCGGCCCACCTTTCGAAAGTGCTTGAGGGCCGCAGGGCTTCGTTCGCAGAGTTCTGTGATCAGCGTGATGGTGCCCATCAGGATGCCTGGGTCAGGGTGGGGGAAGTGAGTGGTGGGCCGGGGCACAGGGGAGTCtactgcgtgtgtgtgtttgtgtgcacgtGCTAGCCTTCTCCTAGGAGCTGCTGTTCCCATCCCGCATCTCCCTTCTGTCCACAGCCAGAGCTGAGGCAGGGGACGAGGAGCCCCATGGCCTTACCGTGGTGGTGTTCGTGAAGCAGTTGGGcacagggtgggaggaagatgtcGGAGAGCTCAGGGACCTTCCGGATCATGTGCACTGCAGTCAGAACAGCCTGCAGAGGTCACGGGTCTCAGAGGGGGCAGGGGTCTGCTGGGATGGACCGCCCCCCACACCTCTGCCACATGGCAGACAGAGGACAGTTTCTGGAGGCGCAAGTGCCTAGAACCTGCCATCTCACCTTCTTGCGCACATAGGCGCTAGGCTGCAGGAGCAGTTTCTCCACCTCTGTGGCCAAGTCCCGGCACATCTCAGCAGAGCCCGTGGCACTCAGAGTGCACAGGGCCAGGCCTTGTACAGCCTGAATCCCTTGGCTCAGGTCACTGCAGAGTTTTGGGAGGACGGTCAGTCAAGCCTCTGAAAAATCCAGCCCTTCCCAGTACCTACAGCAGGCAACGCCCTGGGATTTGCCAGTTCCCCACTCTCCCATCTCCCTGATTCCAAGCGCTTCCCAGAACTCTCTCACTTCTTGATGCTGTTGGTAATGAGCAGGTGGGCATCCTGCCTCTCATCCAGTAGAAGCATGGCCCCCAGGTAGCCCACCCTCTTGTCTGTGAACCTGGGGGAGGCGATCAGTTTCAGGCACTCCATCTACAGGGAAGGGGGCAGAccaggaaggggcaggggtgAAACCAGAGACACTAACGTCCCTTTTCCATCTTCCTCCTTTACACCAGATTAACCTGTGAGGGCAGCATATCCCATGACCCTCCCGTCAACAAGAAGAGAGGTCTAGGAGATTCAGTTAGTGGGTAGTTTCAAGGAAACAGGAgaatgggaagagaggaggaggtgCCCTGAATGGCGCTGGCCAGAGAATGAAGGGTTCAGCCCAGCTGATGACCAGTTGGGGTTATACTGCGGAAGGAAGTGTGCGGTGCATGCTGTGAGGGCTCAGAAGCTTTGTAGAATAAAGAAATCGGGGCACAAATAGGTGAGGGGGTCCGAGACGGTGCTCCACTAGCTTCTCTCATCAAACTTAGAAGGGAGGCGTCCCTGCCCAGTACCTGTCCAAAGTGGGCGGGGTAGCCTAACAGGTGGACGTAGAGCAGTTTGGCCAGCTGGCGGTGCCTGTGCAGAGGGTCCCCATCGCGGAAGGAGGCCCGGATGTGGGCGCACTCCTTTTGGATCACCTCCCGCTCCTGGGCCTGGGTCTTGGCCTCACGAATCTCCTGGATAAGATCCTGAAGCTTCAGCGAGGACGAGGACGCCACCATCCTGGGGGGGCAAAGCCCGGGAGCGGAGAGGGCTTTAACCTTCTGGCTGGAAGCGTCTGGCCTTTCTACACAGGCTTGCCCTGTACCAAGTTCCTGAGGGTTTGGGTCCCACCGCTACCCTAAAACTGAGCCCTTTCCCCACGCGGGTCCCCAAATTCCGCCCCCTCCTCACCGCGGGAGGAGACTTCCACTACGCATGCGTCCCCGCCCCACTCCACGCCCGTTGCTACCGAGCATGCGCCGGAACCCCGCCTatttccccccccccgccccccccccttttCCCTCAGTCTACACCTGGTTTCCCATCTCTAGGTCAGCCATTCCCTTCCTTCTAGAGCCCAGAGCTGTTTGTTCCTCGGGAACCGCCGTTCACTTCTTAGgcggcctcagcttccccacacCAGGACGCCAGCCCTAACGCTAGCCTCACCTGGCTTCAGTCTcaactcctctcctctccccccagcaCTTCCTGGTACTAGGCCCGGCGAGCGTTGGGACTTGGTCTGGACcgtccctctccccgcccccatcacGGGACCCCGCCCCTCCTGGGCCGACCAGCAGAGCAGTCTTGAATCCTCTAGCTCAGGCCTTCCTGGTTTGGAGTTGAGGGGAAAGAACTTTTAACCATTTAGGGCCGGCGAGAGGGTAATAACAGGCCTGGGGGTCCCCAAGAGGGCTCCTTTACCCGGAGAGCCTCTGAGAGCTTGGTTTGAAGCCATCACACCCAAAGGAGAGGACAatttcccccccctttttttgaaattttttattaatatatttttttttttgttaaatttctttgtatttttttttttcctgcaagacTTGGTGTTGGTGGCACTATTGTAGTTTAACTTCAATCCCAAATTCCATGAAATACAAATTAGAAGTAAAGGTtgagaggggaggaagagggaggcaggCCAAGGAGTAAACAGAGTTtgactagaaaaaaagaagagtttgtGTGTGGTGGGCATTCCCAGGCAAGGCCATTCCTTGAGGGAGGGGGTTGGCAGGCAGCTTGCCTCTGCCTcatgcaggggagggaggaaagatcCTCTGGGGACCCTACAGTACCCTCTTCCTAGGGCTTCCTGCCCCCAGGGGAAAAGCTAGTACCAGGGATCAGCCACAACCTCAAACAGGGCTCTCCACCCACCTCTCACCCGGGTTTGACTCTCACCTCTTCTGTGCCTGGAAAGTGTGTGAGAGACTGGTTTCCTTTGATCCCCTCCTTCTGTTGGTTTCCCATTTCACAAGATTCTGATATGATGGGGGAAGGGATATAACCCACTTAGGGACTACTAAACAGCTTCTGCTGCCCTGTGAGTTCTTATTAGCTTGTCTGGTTTGTTCTCCAGAAATGCCTTCCCAGCCACTACTGCCACAGTTGGGGAGTGGGGTCCTTGCTCAGGTGCCTCTAAGCCTCTGCAGTAGAAATGTCTCCTTCAGTTCCCTTAGAAATTTAATCAAAGGCCACACGTGAGTCCAGACCAACCAAACAAACTTttagggggagagagaaaaggtg containing:
- the LOC102974880 gene encoding AP-1 complex subunit gamma-like 2 yields the protein MVASSSSLKLQDLIQEIREAKTQAQEREVIQKECAHIRASFRDGDPLHRHRQLAKLLYVHLLGYPAHFGQMECLKLIASPRFTDKRVGYLGAMLLLDERQDAHLLITNSIKNDLSQGIQAVQGLALCTLSATGSAEMCRDLATEVEKLLLQPSAYVRKKAVLTAVHMIRKVPELSDIFLPPCAQLLHEHHHGILMGTITLITELCERSPAALKHFRKMVPQLVHILQTLVTTGYSTEHSISGVSDPFLQVQILRLLRILGRNHEESSETMNDLLAQVATNTDTSRNAGNAVLFETVLTIMDIRSAAGLRVLAVNILGRFLLNSDRNIRYVALTSLLRLVQSDHSAVQRHRPTVVECLREPDG